From Camelus ferus isolate YT-003-E chromosome 18, BCGSAC_Cfer_1.0, whole genome shotgun sequence, one genomic window encodes:
- the AQP8 gene encoding aquaporin-8 isoform X2, translating into MRSAKPAQTRRTAQLPCRTEPLLPFKRGRARSGLAASVLEIRVSHPGEQVGLSQPAQASTLSRVTSVLMSAEAAASMCDVEFDGVKVKEPNKGGRLRGSWYERFVQPCLVELLGSALFIFIGCLSVIENGTDTGLLQPALAHGLALGLVIATLGSISGGHFNPAVSLAAMLVGGLNLVMLLPYWISQLCGGLIGAALAKAVSPEERFWNASGAAFVTVQEQGQVAGAVVAEIILTTLLALAVCMGAINEKTQGPLAPFCIGFSVTVDILAGGAVSGACMNPARAFGPAVVASHWDFHWIYWLGPLLAGLLVGALIRFLIGDGKTRLILKGR; encoded by the exons GAGCCTCTGTTGCCCTTTAAAAGGGGCAGAGCCCGGAGTGGGCTGGCGGCCTCGGTCCTGGAGATAAGAGTGTCCCATCCGGGAGAGCAGGTGGGGCTTTCCCAGCCAGCGCAGGCGAGCACCCTGTCCAGAGTCACCTCCGTCCTGATGTCTGCAGAG GCAGCTGCATCCATGTGTGACGTGGAGTTTGATGGTGTCAAGGTGAAGGAGCCCAACAAGGGGGGCAGGTTGCGCGGGTCCTGGTACGAGCGGTTCGTGCAGCCCTGTCTGGTCGAactgctgggctctgccctctTCATCTTCATCGGATGCTTGTCAGTTATCGAGAATGGGACGGACACTGGGCTGCTGCAGCCGGCGCTGGCCCACgggctggccctgggcctggTCATCGCCACCCTGGGGAGTATCAG TGGTGGACACTTCAACCCTGCGGTGTCCCTGGCAGCCATGCTGGTCGGAGGCCTCAACCTGGTGATGCTCCTTCCCTACTGGATCTCCCAGCTGTGCGGAGGACTGATCGGGGCTGCCTTGGCCAAG GCTGTGAGTCCCGAGGAGAGGTTCTGGAATGCGTCTGGGGCGGCCTTTGTGACAGtccaggagcaggggcaggtggcaggggcgGTGGTGGCGGAGATCATCCTGACGACACTGCTGGCCCTGGCCGTGTGCATGGGTGCCATCAATGAGAAGACACAGGGTCCTCTGGCCCCATTCTGCATCGGCTTCTCTGTCACCGTGGACATCCTGGCAGG GGGTGCTGTGTCTGGAGCCTGCATGAATCCTGCCCGTGCCTTTGGACCTGCTGTGGTGGCCAGCCACTGGGACTTCCACTGGATCTACTGGCTGGGCCCGCTCCTGGCCGGCCTACTCGTAGGAGCGCTCATCAG GTTCCTCATTGGAGATGGGAAAACTCGCCTAATCCTGAAGGGACGGTGA